GAGGTGATTGGATTTGTCTTcggggatttttttgtttttgataccttcaaaataaaaaaagggcaAACAACAGAAAGCCTCGGCTCCACGTGACTCTGTAAAAACTAGCTGTCACGTAGATGTCGGTCGGCGGGCTAAGCCAACCAGGCCCACCCACTGGGCCGTGTCTCGTTCGTGCAAAGAAGAGGGAAATTGATTATTTATCTAGACAGGTCACCCTGCACAGTGTACAGTAGAACCTCGGAGGTTTAACACAAACCTGTAGCCTATTGATTCGtcaaatttgaatcaaaatgCGACAAACCATCGCTTTTTAACACAGTTTTTGACGCACACTTGCTATTATTCAGAGTTAACAAGAGACCCTACTCGATTGTTAAACAATAACTGTCAAACTAGCGGGGGTTCACTGTAATTAGTCGAGCATACTGCCTTTGAGAATTATGTAGCCTTAGCTGGAAAAACAGTGACTTGCTAAAAAGCAgcaatttttggaaatctccCTGCTAAGATAATTCGTTGAACTCGAGCGGAAAACTAGTGAATTTAAAAGCAATCAGCTAGAAGgttacaaatgtttcaatttgattttacagGATTCGGCAcaaattgagaaaaataaaactatgCCAATTCAAAGCAGATGACCAACctgaatttgtaaaaaaaaacaatgctgtGTCAAACCTTGCATGAAATGTTTAACCGTTTCGTAGGATTCAAACAAACCATTAGTCACGAGCGAAATCAGCAACTCGTTGCGTTAAAACGCAAGCGGAGGAAATGAAAGTGGGATTTAATTAAAACTTTATCCGTAGAGCAATTCGTTTGTTAGTGCTTTGTACCGTCAGATTGTgcgtgttttatttttaacaaaagtttataattttGCCGTCCTTACTGGGAAAAGGCTATactcagggttgccaggttgccagttAAATCTGtgaatttttcaagtgtcagccagaataagtATTCACCCTtttctgtgccagatattgacagttttttgcaaatttgtgactttatgcccattttaaacagctttttgaattaaattcatgaacaaatttaattcaaaacaaaaaaaagagtatGACTTTCTTaaagaaaatgttaatttttgaggccataaaatctgttaaaccatctgaattctatcaaattttgaattaattttcttCCTGCCTTTCTTTCACCATTCAGAATTAGATTTTCATCTGCCAAATTTTTCCAGATTTAAAATCGAtatgttgccagatttttcaaattttgacctgatATATCCCTGCTCTTAATGTGAGTGAACTTTTttctttgatatttattttaacaGTCTTTCTGCGCTTCTTAAAATTAATTCAAGGTTTTGAACTATTAAAGGATAAAACTATTTCAGCCTAAAAACTGGTTTAAGGTAAATGGAAAAGATTTACCGAAAATTCAAATTGACTtttcttttacaaaaaatcaatcacctgaaattccattttttttttatttttttcttatcattAATATTTTTCAGGGGACAAACACCCGCAGCTTTAGATCCATAGAAAAATACGCCCtttggaaatgttagtcttgatttcaaaatattcaatatattTGTTTGAGGAGATCAGAATATTtctcaaatgtttcatttttttaacattaaaaaaataccatttgCTGCGATACTGACATCCGATTttcctgtttgtttttcttttatccgctgtatcGCAGCAAAAGAagaccaatcttcaatgtttcttaaacgattgttttggaaaatttcttTACATTTCGTAATAGTGCAACAAAtggcaaaaagatgattttttcagcactagttgtacatttatcaaaCGAGGTTCAACGAGTTGGATAAATtggacgagtgctgaaaaaaaaaactagttttgcaacgagttccattcaatattttattatttcagaaaaaataaaaactgaagtttcttacatgttttatttaaaaataaaataatatcatagcaatatttttaaggaagagttgagcatttcaatttttctagaTAAAATTTGTCTAAGTAAATCTTGTatgtgtttaaaatattttaaagttttttttttaatatcacagCAATGGAACACCTGACGGCCAGTTTCCTAAAACTGCCACTAGGTGCGCCTTTGTTTTACTCTAGATCCCCCTGGTGTCATTTCTGTAGAACTAGATTTAAAAACATAGATGCCGCCACTGTCACACAAACAGTGACCGTGCCAGGTAGTCAactgaaactttgaaaaaatatttaaaaatatttttttttcactcctaTAATCAAATTAACGAGCGCAAAGTTAGTCATTATGTTACTTAAATCATCTCCATATATTTGCATTGcattatattcaaaaatattagattttgccccacattttgtttttttcagtttagtacAGACTAACACTACAGAACGGTAGgccttgtttatgttttttgtgatgttttgttatttctggagcaacatttgaaaagggcgcataagcattttgacagcctgaaccattttgcaaattccgagccaacaatTATCTATTTGACAAAACCCACAGTGTTAAAAGGTAGCTGAGAAGGCCAACTATTGTTGTACATTTCGAGTTTTGCGAAAAAGTTACCTGatggctcggaatttgcaaaatagttccagctgtcaaaatgcttatccgcccttttctcgtgttgctccagatttttttaatttttggtggaGCAGCGGGAGCAGCTGAACCTGTGCTAATACCCACAAACGGACGGAACTAGTTGCAGCGCGAACCCGGAATCTGTTGCAACGTAGTTGAAAGGACACACCACACGTCGTAGTCGTAGCACGACGTGTGGTGTGTCCCCTCGTACGTTGCAACAGATTCCGGGTTCGCGCTGCAACTAGTTCCGTCCGTTTGTGGGTAGAGTTtttccaagaaaaatgtctgGAACTGAGAGTGCCGCAAAAGTCGTGGAGTCGGCGTCGGAAGATCACGATCCGGACTTTTTGGACGAACCGGCGGATGTAAGTTGCCAAACGACTCGTTCTTGAACCCGTCCAGGTGCAGGAGGCGCCCGTATATCCCGAATGTCATCCTGTACTACACCGGCGAGGTGATGCACGAGGACGACGACGGTGAAGAGGAGGACGAGCGGCCCCAGCCGGCCAAGAACCAGAAGCACCGCGGTGGTCACGGTGGCGGCGGCATGTAAAAGACGCCCAAAATCCGGTCGAGTGCCAGCAGCAGTAAAGCAGCGATGGAACGTGAGTGAATCGACGGCAAAAACGTGTCACTGCTGGTTCCGGTTCAATCGAAACGTGGCATCTCGCCTCGCATTTTTCGGAGACGGCTTTTTTACCCACTAGCTCAAGACTAAGGTACTGTACCGTAGCTGTCCAACAGACTGAGGAATAATTTAAAAGgtgattgtttgttttgttttctttttggttAGCGCAATGGGAAACGCTTATTCGAAAGTGGCCTACCGGCACTCGATCCAGCAGAACAACCCCGGTAAGATCGATGGAACTACACGGCTTCATTTCGAAGTCCCGCACGGCGAACAAGTACCCGTCGTAGTCAACTTGCCGCACACCCTAATGCCGACGATGTgccagcagcggcagcagcatgGTCGAGAACCGGAGAAGTCTGACCGCGACCATCCACGACAACCGGAAGATACGGAGAAGGTCACGTCGGCCTCGGCCACGGTGGTCGTCAACCTGGAAGGGAAGCAGCAGGGGCCTTCACCCGACGAATCGATCCAACATTTTTGCCTTCTGACCGTAATCTATGGGCTAAAGAACTAACTCCAGGTTCCTAGGAATGTCAGCGCTCAATAGAACTGCCGAAGACTTTGAGCAGCAATGTCTTGAGGTTGCCGAGCAGATCAGAGGACACACGTACGTGAACGACCTGGTCTCCGGTGCAGATTCGGTGGCAGAAGCAGCGCATCTGGTGGAGCAGATCGACGAGATTGCTGACAAGGTCGGCCTCGCTCTGCGCAAATGGTTCTATAACGTGGACGATATGCTTCTTCCTTTCGCCGACGTCTAAAATGCAGCGGTGCCAATCGAATTCTCCGACGAACGCCAAGCCATCAAGGCGCTGGGGATCTACTAGCTGCCGCAAGAAGATGCGTTCACCGTCAAGGTGCACATGGACAGACCAAACATGAAGCGCCAGTTACTGCCCGACTTGGCAAAGCTTATCG
This is a stretch of genomic DNA from Culex pipiens pallens isolate TS chromosome 1, TS_CPP_V2, whole genome shotgun sequence. It encodes these proteins:
- the LOC120431875 gene encoding uncharacterized protein LOC120431875, translating into MGNAYSKVAYRHSIQQNNPGKIDGTTRLHFEVPHGEQVPVVVNLPHTLMPTMCQQRQQHGREPEKSDRDHPRQPEDTEKVTSASATVVVNLEGKQQGPSPDESIQHFCLLTVIYGLKN